In Mixophyes fleayi isolate aMixFle1 chromosome 4, aMixFle1.hap1, whole genome shotgun sequence, the following proteins share a genomic window:
- the TNPO2 gene encoding transportin-2 isoform X2, with amino-acid sequence MDWRPDEEGLQQVLQLLKDSQSPDTATQRVVQDKLKQLNQFPDFNNYLIFVLTRLKSEDEPTRSLSGLILKNNVKTHYQNFPQPVSEFIKQECLNSIGDSSSLIRATIGILITTIASKGELQTWPELLPQLCNLLNSEDYNTCEGAFGALQKICEDSSELLDSDALNRPLNIMIPKFLQFFKHCSPKIRSHAIACVNQFITDRAQALMDNIDTFIEQLFALAVDEDPEVRKNVCRALVMLLEVRIDRLLPHMHSIIQYMLQRTQDSDENVALEACEFWLTLADQPICKDALSNHLLQLIPILVNGMKYNEIDIILLKGDVEEDETVPDSEQDIKPRFHKSRTVTLQHEEERVEGEDDADDEDDDDDTLSDWNLRKCSAAALDVLANVFRDELLPHLLPLLKGLLFHPEWVIKESGILVLGAIAEGCMQGMVPYLPELIPHLIQCLSDKKALVRSIACWTLSRYAHWVVSQPPDLYLKPLMTELLKRILDSNKRVQEAACSAFATLEEEACTELVPYLSFILDTLVFAFGKYQHKNLLILYDAIGTLADSVGHHLNQPEYIQKLMPPLIQKWNELKDEDKDLFPLLECLSSIATALQSGFLPYCEPVYQRCVTLVQKTLAQAMMYSQHPDQYEAPDKDFMIVALDLLSGLAEGLGGHVEQLVARSNIMTLLFQCMQDVMPEVRQSSFALLGDLTKACFLHVKPCISEFMPILGTNLNPEFISVCNNATWAIGEICMQMGAEMQPYVPMVLNNLVEIINRPNTPKTLLENTAITIGRLGCVCPQEVAPMLQQFIRPWCTSLRNIRDNEEKDSAFRGICIMIGVNPGGVVQDFIFFCDAVASWVSPKDDLRDMFYKILHGFKEQVGEENWNQFSEQFPPLLKERLAAFYGV; translated from the exons ATGGACTGGCGCCCCGATGAGGAAGGactacagcaggtcctgcagctGCTGAAGGACTCTCAGTCACCGGACACAGCCACGCAGAGAGTCGTCCAGGAC AAACTGAAGCAGCTCAACCAATTTCCCGACTTCAACAATTATTTGATCTTTGTGCTGACGCGGCTGAAATCCGAGG ATGAACCTACCAGGTCTCTGAGCGGTCTGATCCTGAAGAACAACGTGAAGACACATTACCAGAACTTCCCGCAGCCTGTGTCAGAATTCATCAAGCAGGAATGTCTAAACAGTATCGGAGACTCGTCCTCTCTGATCAGAGCCACCATCG GTATTCTCATCACCACCATTGCATCTAAGGGCGAGCTGCAGACCTGGCCGGAGCTTCTCCCTCAGCTCTGCAACCTGCTGAACTCTGAGGATTACAACACGTGTGAG GGGGCGTTTGGAGCTTTGCAGAAGATCTGCGAGGATTCCTCTGAACTCCTGGACAGCGACGCTCTGAACCGACCCCTCAACATCATGATCCCCAAGTTTCTTCAGTTCTTCAAGCACTGCAGCCCCAAAATCAG gtCTCACGCCATCGCCTGCGTCAATCAGTTCATCACAGACCGGGCCCAGGCCCTCATGGACAACATCGACACCTTCATTGAG CAACTCTTTGCGCTAGCAGTGGACGAGGACCCTGAGGTACGGAAGAATGTGTGCAGGGCACTGGTCATGTTGTTGGAGGTGCGGATAGACCGGCTTCTCCCTCACATGCACAGCATAATCCAG tacatgctgcagaggacgCAGGACAGCGATGAGAACGTGGCGTTGGAAGCCTGTGAGTTCTGGCTGACGCTGGCTGACCAGCCTATCTGTAAGGACGCGCTCTCCAATCACCTCCTGCA GTTGATACCAATCCTGGTGAATGGAATGAAATATAATGAGATTGACATCATTCTCCTGAAG GGAGACGTAGAGGAGGATGAGACGGTCCCAGACAGCGAGCAGGACATCAAGCCGCGGTTCCACAAATCTCGCACCGTGACTCTGCAGCACGAGGAAGAGCGGGTGGAAGGAGAGGACGACGCAGACGATGAAGATGACGACGACGATACGTTGTCTGACTGGAATCTGA GGAAATGTTCAGCCGCCGCCCTGGATGTCCTCGCTAATGTGTTTCGGGACGAACTGCTTCCACATTTGCTGCCTCTCCTGAAGGGTCTTCTCTTCCACCCAGAATGGGTAATAAAGGAGTCTGGGATCCTGGTTCTTGGGGCCATTGCTGAAG GTTGTATGCAGGGCATGGTTCCCTATCTACCTGAGCTGATCCCTCATCTGATCCAGTGCCTCTCTGATAAGAAGGCCTTGGTCCGCTCCATCGCTTGCTGGACTCTGAGCCGTTATGCCCATTGGGTAGTCAGCCAGCCCCCGGACCTCTACCTGAAGCCCCTTATGACCGAGCTCCTCAAACGTATCCTTGACAGCAACAAGCGAGTGCAGGAGGCGGCTTGCAG CGCGTTTGCAACCTTGGAAGAAGAAGCCTGCACGGAGCTTGTGCCGTATTTAAGCTTTATCTTGGACACGTTGGTTTTTGCCTTTGGAAAATATCAACACAAGAACCTCCTCATTCTCTACGACGCCATTGGGACGCTGGCGGATTCTGTTGGACATCATCTAAACCAACCG GAGTACATCCAGAAACTGATGCCCCCTCTTATCCAGAAGTGGAATGAACTGAAGGATGAAGATAAGGACCTTTTCCCGCTGCTGGAG TGCTTATCCTCCATCGCCACCGCCCTGCAGAGTGGTTTCCTACCTTACTGTGAGCCGGTCTATCAGCGATGTGTCACCCTGGTGCAGAAGACTCTTGCCCAAGCCATG ATGTACAGTCAGCACCCAGACCAGTACGAAGCTCCGGACAAGGATTTCATGATCGTAGCCTTGGATCTTCTGAGCGGGCTGGCCGAGGGGCTGGGAGGCCATGTCGAGCAGTTAGTAGCCAGGAGCAACATCATGACCCTTCTGTTCCAGTGCATGCAG GACGTAATGCCGGAGGTTCGACAGAGCTCCTTTGCTCTCCTGGGGGACCTGACGAAGGCCTGTTTTCTGCATGTCAAACCTTGTATCT CCGAGTTTATGCCCATTCTCGGCACCAACTTAAACCCAGAGTTTATCTCCGTCTGTAACAATGCCACGTGGGCCATCGGTGAGATATGCATGCAGATGG GTGCTGAGATGCAGCCATATGTTCCTATGGTCTTGAATAACCTTGTAGAAATTATTAACCGGCCAAACACCCCCAAAACACTTCTTGAAAACACAG CTATTACCATTGGCCGCCTTGGCTGCGTGTGTCCACAGGAAGTAGCCCCTATGCTACAACAATTTATTAGGCCCTG GTGTACCTCACTCCGTAATATCCGTGACAACGAGGAGAAAGACTCTGCATTTAGAGGGATCTGTATAATGATCGGGGTGAATCCTGGCGGAGTTGTTCAG GATTTCATCTTTTTCTGTGATGCAGTGGCCTCGTGGGTGAGCCCGAAAGATGACTTGAGAGACATGTTCTATAAG ATCTTGCATGGTTTTAAGGAGCAGGTGGGGGAGGAGAACTGGAACCAGTTCTCTGAGCAGTTCCCGCCTCTTCTGAAGGAGCGCCTGGCTGCATTCTACGGGGTGTAA
- the TNPO2 gene encoding transportin-2 isoform X1 — MKLVVVKMDWRPDEEGLQQVLQLLKDSQSPDTATQRVVQDKLKQLNQFPDFNNYLIFVLTRLKSEDEPTRSLSGLILKNNVKTHYQNFPQPVSEFIKQECLNSIGDSSSLIRATIGILITTIASKGELQTWPELLPQLCNLLNSEDYNTCEGAFGALQKICEDSSELLDSDALNRPLNIMIPKFLQFFKHCSPKIRSHAIACVNQFITDRAQALMDNIDTFIEQLFALAVDEDPEVRKNVCRALVMLLEVRIDRLLPHMHSIIQYMLQRTQDSDENVALEACEFWLTLADQPICKDALSNHLLQLIPILVNGMKYNEIDIILLKGDVEEDETVPDSEQDIKPRFHKSRTVTLQHEEERVEGEDDADDEDDDDDTLSDWNLRKCSAAALDVLANVFRDELLPHLLPLLKGLLFHPEWVIKESGILVLGAIAEGCMQGMVPYLPELIPHLIQCLSDKKALVRSIACWTLSRYAHWVVSQPPDLYLKPLMTELLKRILDSNKRVQEAACSAFATLEEEACTELVPYLSFILDTLVFAFGKYQHKNLLILYDAIGTLADSVGHHLNQPEYIQKLMPPLIQKWNELKDEDKDLFPLLECLSSIATALQSGFLPYCEPVYQRCVTLVQKTLAQAMMYSQHPDQYEAPDKDFMIVALDLLSGLAEGLGGHVEQLVARSNIMTLLFQCMQDVMPEVRQSSFALLGDLTKACFLHVKPCISEFMPILGTNLNPEFISVCNNATWAIGEICMQMGAEMQPYVPMVLNNLVEIINRPNTPKTLLENTAITIGRLGCVCPQEVAPMLQQFIRPWCTSLRNIRDNEEKDSAFRGICIMIGVNPGGVVQDFIFFCDAVASWVSPKDDLRDMFYKILHGFKEQVGEENWNQFSEQFPPLLKERLAAFYGV; from the exons ATGAAG CTAGTGGTTGTGAAGATGGACTGGCGCCCCGATGAGGAAGGactacagcaggtcctgcagctGCTGAAGGACTCTCAGTCACCGGACACAGCCACGCAGAGAGTCGTCCAGGAC AAACTGAAGCAGCTCAACCAATTTCCCGACTTCAACAATTATTTGATCTTTGTGCTGACGCGGCTGAAATCCGAGG ATGAACCTACCAGGTCTCTGAGCGGTCTGATCCTGAAGAACAACGTGAAGACACATTACCAGAACTTCCCGCAGCCTGTGTCAGAATTCATCAAGCAGGAATGTCTAAACAGTATCGGAGACTCGTCCTCTCTGATCAGAGCCACCATCG GTATTCTCATCACCACCATTGCATCTAAGGGCGAGCTGCAGACCTGGCCGGAGCTTCTCCCTCAGCTCTGCAACCTGCTGAACTCTGAGGATTACAACACGTGTGAG GGGGCGTTTGGAGCTTTGCAGAAGATCTGCGAGGATTCCTCTGAACTCCTGGACAGCGACGCTCTGAACCGACCCCTCAACATCATGATCCCCAAGTTTCTTCAGTTCTTCAAGCACTGCAGCCCCAAAATCAG gtCTCACGCCATCGCCTGCGTCAATCAGTTCATCACAGACCGGGCCCAGGCCCTCATGGACAACATCGACACCTTCATTGAG CAACTCTTTGCGCTAGCAGTGGACGAGGACCCTGAGGTACGGAAGAATGTGTGCAGGGCACTGGTCATGTTGTTGGAGGTGCGGATAGACCGGCTTCTCCCTCACATGCACAGCATAATCCAG tacatgctgcagaggacgCAGGACAGCGATGAGAACGTGGCGTTGGAAGCCTGTGAGTTCTGGCTGACGCTGGCTGACCAGCCTATCTGTAAGGACGCGCTCTCCAATCACCTCCTGCA GTTGATACCAATCCTGGTGAATGGAATGAAATATAATGAGATTGACATCATTCTCCTGAAG GGAGACGTAGAGGAGGATGAGACGGTCCCAGACAGCGAGCAGGACATCAAGCCGCGGTTCCACAAATCTCGCACCGTGACTCTGCAGCACGAGGAAGAGCGGGTGGAAGGAGAGGACGACGCAGACGATGAAGATGACGACGACGATACGTTGTCTGACTGGAATCTGA GGAAATGTTCAGCCGCCGCCCTGGATGTCCTCGCTAATGTGTTTCGGGACGAACTGCTTCCACATTTGCTGCCTCTCCTGAAGGGTCTTCTCTTCCACCCAGAATGGGTAATAAAGGAGTCTGGGATCCTGGTTCTTGGGGCCATTGCTGAAG GTTGTATGCAGGGCATGGTTCCCTATCTACCTGAGCTGATCCCTCATCTGATCCAGTGCCTCTCTGATAAGAAGGCCTTGGTCCGCTCCATCGCTTGCTGGACTCTGAGCCGTTATGCCCATTGGGTAGTCAGCCAGCCCCCGGACCTCTACCTGAAGCCCCTTATGACCGAGCTCCTCAAACGTATCCTTGACAGCAACAAGCGAGTGCAGGAGGCGGCTTGCAG CGCGTTTGCAACCTTGGAAGAAGAAGCCTGCACGGAGCTTGTGCCGTATTTAAGCTTTATCTTGGACACGTTGGTTTTTGCCTTTGGAAAATATCAACACAAGAACCTCCTCATTCTCTACGACGCCATTGGGACGCTGGCGGATTCTGTTGGACATCATCTAAACCAACCG GAGTACATCCAGAAACTGATGCCCCCTCTTATCCAGAAGTGGAATGAACTGAAGGATGAAGATAAGGACCTTTTCCCGCTGCTGGAG TGCTTATCCTCCATCGCCACCGCCCTGCAGAGTGGTTTCCTACCTTACTGTGAGCCGGTCTATCAGCGATGTGTCACCCTGGTGCAGAAGACTCTTGCCCAAGCCATG ATGTACAGTCAGCACCCAGACCAGTACGAAGCTCCGGACAAGGATTTCATGATCGTAGCCTTGGATCTTCTGAGCGGGCTGGCCGAGGGGCTGGGAGGCCATGTCGAGCAGTTAGTAGCCAGGAGCAACATCATGACCCTTCTGTTCCAGTGCATGCAG GACGTAATGCCGGAGGTTCGACAGAGCTCCTTTGCTCTCCTGGGGGACCTGACGAAGGCCTGTTTTCTGCATGTCAAACCTTGTATCT CCGAGTTTATGCCCATTCTCGGCACCAACTTAAACCCAGAGTTTATCTCCGTCTGTAACAATGCCACGTGGGCCATCGGTGAGATATGCATGCAGATGG GTGCTGAGATGCAGCCATATGTTCCTATGGTCTTGAATAACCTTGTAGAAATTATTAACCGGCCAAACACCCCCAAAACACTTCTTGAAAACACAG CTATTACCATTGGCCGCCTTGGCTGCGTGTGTCCACAGGAAGTAGCCCCTATGCTACAACAATTTATTAGGCCCTG GTGTACCTCACTCCGTAATATCCGTGACAACGAGGAGAAAGACTCTGCATTTAGAGGGATCTGTATAATGATCGGGGTGAATCCTGGCGGAGTTGTTCAG GATTTCATCTTTTTCTGTGATGCAGTGGCCTCGTGGGTGAGCCCGAAAGATGACTTGAGAGACATGTTCTATAAG ATCTTGCATGGTTTTAAGGAGCAGGTGGGGGAGGAGAACTGGAACCAGTTCTCTGAGCAGTTCCCGCCTCTTCTGAAGGAGCGCCTGGCTGCATTCTACGGGGTGTAA